A window from Thermodesulfobacteriota bacterium encodes these proteins:
- the proC gene encoding pyrroline-5-carboxylate reductase, which produces MTALGFIGAGNMGEAMIRGVLSGKLYPADRVYVFDTAPGRTETLRHRFGVSVAPSVAELLAASDTVVVAVKPQVLPSVLEGIPKNAARGKTFVSIVAGVKAAVFERALGEGAKVVRTMPNTPAQVGMGSTGVYFPAGFDPAARERVRAIFSSFGEVAEVPREELLDVVTALSGSGPAYAFLFLEAMADGAVRAGMGREEAYRLAAATLEGAARMVRETGKHPAELKDMVMSPGGTTAAGIEALERGAFRAAVMDAVLSAWRRSRELSGQ; this is translated from the coding sequence ATGACGGCCTTGGGATTCATCGGTGCGGGGAACATGGGAGAGGCGATGATCCGGGGGGTGCTCTCCGGGAAGCTGTATCCCGCGGACCGGGTGTACGTGTTCGACACGGCCCCCGGCCGGACCGAAACGCTGCGTCACCGGTTCGGGGTGTCGGTCGCGCCCTCCGTCGCGGAGCTGCTGGCCGCGTCCGACACGGTCGTGGTCGCCGTGAAGCCGCAGGTCCTTCCGTCGGTGCTGGAAGGGATCCCGAAGAACGCCGCCCGCGGGAAAACGTTCGTCTCCATCGTGGCCGGGGTGAAGGCCGCCGTGTTCGAGCGCGCCCTGGGAGAGGGTGCGAAGGTCGTCCGGACGATGCCCAACACCCCCGCGCAGGTGGGGATGGGCAGCACGGGAGTCTACTTCCCGGCGGGCTTCGACCCGGCGGCCCGGGAGCGGGTCCGCGCGATCTTCTCCTCCTTCGGCGAGGTGGCGGAGGTCCCCCGCGAGGAGCTCCTCGACGTCGTGACGGCGCTTTCGGGCTCCGGCCCGGCCTACGCGTTCCTGTTCCTCGAGGCGATGGCGGACGGCGCGGTGCGCGCCGGGATGGGGCGGGAGGAGGCGTACCGGCTCGCCGCCGCCACGCTGGAGGGGGCGGCCCGGATGGTCCGCGAGACGGGGAAGCATCCCGCGGAGCTGAAGGACATGGTCATGTCGCCCGGCGGGACGACCGCGGCGGGGATCGAGGCGCTGGAGCGCGGGGCGTTCCGCGCCGCCGTCATGGACGCCGTGCTGTCCGCCTGGAGGAGAAGCCGCGAACTGAGCGGCCAATAG
- a CDS encoding ABC transporter permease, translating to MILGLAGLRHLSRHPMQLVFGLVGVALGVAAVFSIDLANESARRAFRISAGAVAGKATHRILGGSPGLEEGLYVALRRQEDARALAPIVEGYARVAGRPETVLHILGIDPFAEAPFRDYTPETSDSADLPRFLTTPGAALLLEETARRLGAARGDVLPLRVGMAQGSIVLSGFLRPADDVSRQALESTAVTDISTAQELLGMTGRLSRIDLKVPEGAGGEAVLSRIRRALPPGAEIASAGARGNALDQMTRAFSLNLSALSLLSLVVGMFLVYNTMTFSVLKRRQLIGTLRALGVTRGQVFARVLGEAALLGLAGTLLGLPFGYFLGKALLGMVTRSIGDLYFVVSVRDVAPAAAMLLKAAALGTLGSVAASLWPAHEATSASPREVMRRSSVETGVRKVLPKITAAGAGLVLLGIGILAYPSRSIVLPFCGLFALVAGYALVTPGAAVLLARAIRPAAGLVFGTPGKMAARSIPASISRTGVAAAALVVAVSTTVGIGVMIDSFRRTVSDWLDRTLRGDIYVSSYEERKSPDRGSLPPGLVEAIPSAAGVRGTVRFSRRTIESPEGFTELFVLGIGRESVDAFRFREGDPGSAWETLRRGGVIVSDPYAWRHGIRKGELLRLRTDAGIREFPVAGIYYDYSSDRGVVAILREVHDRHWSDRGVDSVGVRLHPGVPVDEAIGRIRALAGDLPVVVRSNRALREASLKVFDRTFGVTNVLRALTVLIAFVGVLNALMAIQMERGREHAVMRAVGLTPRQAWGLTAGESAAIGAISGLLALPLGAAQALALILVINRRSFGWTMQTFFDPWILLQALGLAVAASVLAGLYPAMRMARSSPARALQEE from the coding sequence ATGATCCTCGGGCTCGCGGGGCTGCGCCACCTCTCCCGGCACCCGATGCAGCTCGTCTTCGGCCTGGTCGGCGTCGCCCTCGGGGTCGCGGCCGTCTTCTCGATCGACCTGGCGAACGAAAGCGCCCGGCGCGCCTTCCGGATCTCCGCGGGCGCCGTCGCGGGAAAAGCGACCCACCGGATCCTGGGCGGATCGCCGGGGCTGGAGGAAGGGCTGTACGTCGCGCTCCGGCGGCAGGAGGACGCGCGGGCGCTCGCCCCGATCGTGGAAGGATACGCCCGGGTCGCGGGCCGTCCGGAAACGGTCCTGCACATCCTGGGGATCGATCCCTTCGCGGAGGCGCCGTTCCGGGACTACACCCCGGAAACCTCGGACAGCGCCGACCTCCCCCGGTTCCTCACGACGCCGGGGGCGGCGCTGCTCCTCGAGGAGACGGCGCGGCGGCTGGGGGCGGCGCGGGGAGACGTCCTGCCGCTGCGGGTCGGCATGGCGCAGGGAAGCATTGTCCTGTCCGGCTTCCTCCGCCCGGCGGACGATGTGTCCCGCCAGGCGCTGGAGAGCACCGCCGTGACGGACATCTCGACCGCGCAGGAGCTGCTCGGCATGACGGGGCGTCTCTCGCGGATCGACCTGAAGGTCCCGGAAGGGGCCGGGGGGGAGGCCGTCCTCTCCCGGATCCGGCGGGCGCTTCCCCCCGGCGCGGAGATCGCTTCCGCCGGAGCGCGCGGCAACGCGCTGGACCAGATGACCCGCGCCTTCTCCCTGAACCTCAGCGCCCTGAGCCTGCTCTCCCTCGTCGTCGGCATGTTCCTCGTCTACAACACGATGACCTTTTCGGTGCTCAAGCGGCGGCAGCTCATCGGGACGCTCCGGGCGCTGGGGGTCACGCGGGGACAAGTATTCGCGCGGGTCCTCGGAGAAGCGGCCCTTCTCGGCCTCGCGGGGACGCTCCTCGGCCTGCCGTTCGGGTACTTCCTCGGGAAGGCGCTCCTGGGGATGGTCACGCGCTCCATCGGAGACCTGTATTTCGTCGTCTCCGTCCGGGATGTCGCCCCGGCCGCGGCCATGCTGCTGAAGGCGGCGGCTCTCGGGACCTTGGGGTCGGTCGCCGCGTCGCTATGGCCGGCCCACGAGGCGACCTCCGCCTCGCCCCGGGAGGTGATGCGCCGCTCCTCCGTCGAGACGGGGGTCCGGAAGGTCCTGCCGAAGATCACCGCGGCGGGGGCCGGCCTGGTCCTCCTGGGCATCGGGATCCTGGCGTACCCCTCCCGAAGCATCGTCCTGCCGTTCTGCGGGCTGTTCGCCCTTGTGGCGGGATACGCCCTCGTCACGCCGGGCGCCGCCGTCCTCCTGGCCCGCGCGATCCGGCCGGCGGCGGGCCTCGTCTTCGGCACGCCGGGGAAGATGGCCGCGCGCAGCATCCCGGCGTCGATCAGCCGGACGGGCGTCGCGGCGGCCGCGCTCGTGGTCGCCGTCTCCACCACGGTCGGGATCGGCGTCATGATCGACAGCTTCCGGCGGACCGTGTCCGACTGGCTCGACCGGACGCTGCGCGGCGACATCTACGTTTCCTCCTACGAGGAGCGGAAAAGCCCCGACAGGGGATCGCTGCCTCCCGGGCTGGTCGAGGCGATCCCCTCCGCGGCCGGCGTACGCGGCACGGTCCGGTTCTCGCGCCGCACCATCGAGTCGCCGGAAGGATTCACGGAGCTGTTCGTGCTGGGCATCGGCCGGGAAAGCGTCGACGCGTTCCGTTTCCGGGAGGGAGATCCCGGCAGCGCGTGGGAGACGCTCCGCCGCGGCGGCGTCATCGTGTCCGATCCGTATGCCTGGCGGCACGGAATCCGGAAGGGAGAGCTGCTGCGCCTGCGCACCGACGCGGGAATCCGGGAGTTCCCCGTGGCGGGGATCTATTACGACTACAGCTCGGACCGGGGGGTCGTCGCGATCCTCCGGGAGGTCCACGACCGGCACTGGAGCGACCGCGGGGTCGATTCCGTCGGCGTCCGCCTCCATCCCGGCGTCCCGGTCGACGAGGCGATCGGGCGGATCCGCGCGCTCGCGGGCGACCTGCCGGTCGTCGTCCGCTCGAACCGGGCGCTCCGGGAGGCGTCGCTCAAGGTCTTCGACCGCACCTTCGGCGTGACGAACGTGCTGCGGGCCCTCACCGTGCTGATCGCTTTCGTCGGCGTCCTGAACGCGCTGATGGCGATCCAGATGGAGCGCGGGCGGGAGCACGCCGTGATGCGGGCCGTCGGGCTCACCCCGCGGCAGGCGTGGGGGCTGACCGCCGGGGAGTCCGCCGCGATCGGGGCGATCTCCGGCCTGCTCGCCCTCCCGCTGGGGGCTGCGCAGGCGCTGGCGCTCATCCTCGTCATCAACCGCCGCTCCTTCGGCTGGACGATGCAGACCTTCTTCGATCCGTGGATCCTGCTGCAGGCCTTGGGCCTCGCCGTCGCGGCGTCCGTCCTCGCGGGGCTCTACCCCGCGATGCGCATGGCCCGGTCGTCCCCCGCCCGGGCGCTGCAGGAGGAGTGA
- a CDS encoding MBL fold metallo-hydrolase, giving the protein MLRLSVLCDDTAASDAYLAEHGASILVELPNGSRWLVDAGTTDIFLMNAARMGISLDGLAGIVVTHGHDDHTGGLAFCSRFAGAPPVYGHPYIWHKQYEVRKGEPVRILGMPYMARRYADPAFRPVNGTAKLDEDMFFLTDIPREPGGYAPVEGKFFNEDGTGPCPIVDDGTVAVRTPRGLVLVFGCAHAGYVNILKAVRKEFPGERLLSVVGGLHLGGAPDAVLAEAVACTESFRADGFTFHGGHCTGARTLARFREAFGEEAFRPLGAGRVIEF; this is encoded by the coding sequence ATGCTGAGACTATCGGTTCTCTGCGACGACACCGCGGCATCGGATGCGTACCTCGCCGAGCACGGCGCCTCGATCCTCGTCGAGCTGCCCAACGGCAGCCGCTGGCTCGTGGACGCCGGCACGACGGACATCTTCCTGATGAACGCCGCGCGGATGGGGATCTCCCTCGACGGCCTCGCGGGAATCGTCGTGACGCACGGGCACGACGACCACACCGGAGGGCTGGCGTTCTGCTCACGCTTCGCGGGCGCGCCTCCCGTCTACGGCCACCCCTACATCTGGCACAAGCAGTACGAGGTGCGAAAGGGCGAACCGGTCCGGATACTCGGGATGCCGTACATGGCCCGCCGCTACGCCGACCCGGCGTTCCGCCCCGTGAACGGCACGGCGAAGCTGGACGAGGACATGTTCTTCCTGACGGACATCCCCCGCGAGCCGGGCGGCTACGCCCCGGTCGAGGGGAAGTTCTTCAACGAGGACGGGACCGGGCCCTGCCCGATCGTCGACGACGGGACGGTGGCCGTGCGGACCCCGCGCGGGCTGGTCCTCGTCTTCGGCTGCGCCCACGCCGGCTACGTCAACATCCTGAAGGCCGTTCGGAAGGAGTTCCCGGGGGAACGGCTGCTGTCCGTCGTGGGAGGGCTGCACCTCGGCGGCGCGCCCGATGCGGTCCTGGCGGAGGCGGTCGCCTGCACGGAATCCTTCCGCGCGGACGGGTTCACGTTCCACGGGGGGCACTGCACCGGCGCCCGCACGCTCGCCCGCTTCCGGGAAGCGTTCGGCGAGGAGGCGTTCCGGCCGCTGGGCGCGGGCCGTGTGATCGAGTTCTGA
- a CDS encoding DUF4126 domain-containing protein — MNTLALLGAVTGVALFAGIRLYATVLTVGLCIRYGLLTLPPELSTLSALSQPYVLVAAGICAAAEFLADKIPWVDSLWDAVHAFVRPAGAALIAFAAAGALDPAAKGPVVLLCGAVAFASHAAKSGTRLAVNQSPEPFSNVLLSLFEDAVAVGGSYSAVAHPVIVLVFVAAFLVLSLLLARRIFRRIRRKTPPA; from the coding sequence ATGAACACGCTGGCGCTCCTCGGGGCGGTGACGGGCGTGGCGCTTTTCGCCGGCATCCGGCTATACGCCACCGTGCTCACCGTGGGGCTGTGCATCCGGTACGGCCTCCTGACCCTCCCGCCGGAGCTCTCCACCCTCTCGGCGCTCTCCCAACCGTATGTCCTTGTCGCGGCCGGGATCTGCGCGGCGGCGGAGTTCCTGGCCGACAAGATCCCCTGGGTGGACTCCCTTTGGGACGCGGTCCACGCCTTCGTGCGCCCCGCCGGGGCGGCGCTGATCGCCTTCGCCGCGGCCGGCGCCCTCGATCCCGCCGCGAAAGGTCCCGTCGTCCTCCTTTGCGGGGCGGTCGCCTTCGCCTCCCACGCGGCGAAGTCGGGGACGCGGCTTGCCGTCAACCAGAGCCCGGAGCCGTTCAGCAATGTGCTTCTGAGCCTGTTCGAGGACGCCGTCGCCGTCGGGGGAAGCTATTCCGCCGTCGCGCACCCGGTGATCGTCCTCGTCTTCGTTGCCGCATTCCTCGTGCTGTCCCTTCTCCTCGCCCGCCGGATATTCCGGCGCATCCGCCGGAAGACCCCGCCGGCCTGA
- a CDS encoding lipocalin-like domain-containing protein, whose product MRLRWLLPCAALLAAAAWLLRPAPSPPPAPPARPGTVTALLAGEAQEGFARATAPRPFRFPEDHGPHPEFRHEWWYFTGNLRDPGGRRFGYQLTFFRFALSPDAPPRESRWGASQAYMAHFSVTDEEGNRFRHFERTGREALGIAGASARPFRVRIDGWSAEGGAESLLPVRLRASEGGSSVDLLLHAGKAVVPQGERGLSRKSAAPGNASYYYSITRLSTRGTVRIDGTSYTVEGNSWLDREWGTSALGPEHEGWDWFALRLSDGSDLMLYRLRRRDGTPDPFSAGTLVRADGSIRTLSAGDFGIETLAHWRSPASGIRYPSRWKLRVPSEGIALEAAPRVADQELRTFVRYWEGAVGVRGTSGGKPAEGEGYVELTGYGE is encoded by the coding sequence ATGCGCCTTCGATGGCTCCTGCCGTGCGCCGCGCTCCTCGCCGCGGCCGCCTGGCTGCTGCGCCCCGCGCCGTCCCCGCCGCCGGCCCCTCCCGCCCGGCCGGGAACGGTGACCGCGCTCCTGGCGGGAGAGGCGCAGGAAGGCTTCGCCCGCGCGACCGCCCCCCGCCCGTTCCGGTTCCCCGAGGACCACGGGCCCCATCCGGAGTTCCGCCACGAGTGGTGGTACTTCACCGGCAACCTCCGGGACCCCGGCGGCCGCCGCTTCGGCTACCAGCTCACCTTCTTCCGCTTCGCCCTGTCCCCGGACGCGCCTCCCCGGGAATCCCGGTGGGGCGCATCGCAGGCGTACATGGCCCACTTCTCCGTCACCGACGAGGAGGGGAACCGCTTCCGCCACTTCGAGCGGACGGGGCGGGAAGCGCTCGGAATCGCCGGGGCGTCGGCCCGCCCGTTCCGGGTCCGGATCGACGGCTGGTCCGCGGAGGGCGGCGCGGAATCGCTGCTGCCGGTCCGGCTGCGGGCGTCGGAAGGAGGATCGTCCGTAGACCTGCTCCTGCACGCGGGGAAAGCGGTCGTCCCCCAGGGGGAGCGGGGCCTCAGCCGGAAAAGCGCCGCCCCCGGCAACGCGTCGTACTATTATTCGATCACCCGTCTCTCGACCCGGGGGACTGTGCGGATCGACGGGACGTCGTACACTGTCGAAGGGAACTCCTGGCTGGACCGGGAATGGGGCACCAGCGCGCTGGGACCGGAACACGAGGGCTGGGACTGGTTCGCCCTCCGGCTTTCCGACGGCAGCGACCTCATGCTCTACCGGCTCCGCCGGAGGGACGGCACGCCCGATCCGTTCAGCGCCGGCACGCTCGTACGGGCGGACGGCTCCATCCGCACCTTGAGCGCGGGCGATTTCGGGATCGAGACGCTCGCGCACTGGAGGAGCCCGGCGAGCGGCATCCGGTATCCTTCCCGGTGGAAGCTGCGGGTACCGTCCGAAGGGATCGCGCTCGAGGCCGCCCCCCGGGTGGCGGACCAGGAGCTGCGGACCTTCGTCCGCTACTGGGAGGGCGCCGTCGGCGTCCGCGGAACTTCGGGCGGGAAGCCGGCGGAGGGAGAAGGCTACGTCGAACTGACCGGATACGGAGAATGA
- a CDS encoding YggT family protein, with protein MFVAGNLIYALAKIVDIVLTAYMWVFIIRAVLSWVNPDPYNPIVRAIYGVTEPVLSPLRRKLPLYAGSIDFSVVVAVLIIVFLQYFVVRSLFDLAHRMP; from the coding sequence ATGTTCGTCGCAGGGAACCTGATCTACGCGCTGGCGAAAATCGTCGACATCGTGCTGACGGCCTACATGTGGGTCTTCATCATCCGCGCCGTCCTGTCGTGGGTGAACCCCGACCCGTACAACCCGATCGTCCGCGCGATCTACGGCGTCACCGAGCCGGTGCTCTCGCCGCTCCGGCGGAAGCTGCCGCTCTACGCCGGCTCCATCGACTTCTCCGTCGTCGTCGCCGTGCTGATCATCGTCTTCCTGCAGTATTTCGTCGTCCGGTCGCTCTTCGACCTCGCCCACCGGATGCCGTGA
- a CDS encoding methyl-accepting chemotaxis protein, translating to MLSAFMKCFRFIRTMKGRMFLFASLAVAFAAVGMAATCMYVVRQDLVRQSEGSLERRMNVFRVLLSEKGTEFRVKDGKMTVGDHVLNDSYEVVDKLKQQMGGAYATVFMGDTRISTNVVKEDGSRAVGTKLDGPARKAVFDDGETFKGETRILGIPYLTRYEPVKDASGKTIGALFVGVKKSDFFSAYNRMLSIAGIVAVLLATVFGGLTFLSVRLMIAPLEAAAEVASRFAEGDLTATMDRQSADTEEVRRIVDAVENLGEKLRSTIGKVADWSHDLAAAAEQLSASAVRIDGANRKVNDQTGSVAAASEQMNATVAQVAMNTRSVQDASDKALEAASGGASVIESFIAAMGEIGNSVERAAATVEAVGGRAKEIGGVTVLIDDIADQTNLLALNAAIEAARAGESGRGFAVVADEVRKLAEKTQKATAQIAKAIGAVQSESGEAIEAMRKGCQAVEQSAALGEQAKAAMAGIRERVGDSSGRNREISTATEELNVTIRDLSRNIEAVSHAVGQNAEGTSEVAQTAEAVARRAAELKASVAGFRIARPG from the coding sequence ATGCTTTCCGCATTCATGAAATGCTTCCGTTTCATCAGGACGATGAAGGGCAGGATGTTTCTCTTCGCATCGCTGGCGGTGGCTTTCGCTGCGGTCGGGATGGCGGCCACATGCATGTATGTCGTGAGGCAGGACCTGGTCCGGCAGTCCGAGGGCTCGCTGGAAAGGCGGATGAACGTCTTCCGTGTCCTTCTCTCGGAGAAGGGAACGGAGTTCCGGGTGAAGGACGGAAAGATGACGGTCGGCGACCATGTGCTGAACGACAGCTACGAAGTGGTCGACAAGTTGAAACAACAAATGGGCGGCGCATACGCCACCGTGTTCATGGGGGACACGAGGATCTCCACGAATGTCGTCAAGGAAGACGGGTCGAGGGCCGTCGGCACGAAGCTGGACGGCCCCGCGCGGAAAGCCGTCTTCGATGACGGGGAGACATTCAAGGGCGAGACCCGGATCCTCGGCATCCCGTATCTGACGAGGTACGAGCCGGTGAAGGACGCGTCGGGCAAGACGATCGGCGCGCTGTTCGTCGGCGTGAAGAAGAGCGATTTCTTCAGCGCGTACAACCGGATGCTGTCGATCGCCGGGATCGTTGCGGTGTTGTTGGCCACCGTATTCGGTGGCCTCACCTTCCTGTCCGTCCGCCTGATGATCGCGCCGCTCGAGGCCGCGGCCGAGGTCGCTTCCCGTTTTGCCGAGGGAGACCTCACGGCGACGATGGACCGGCAGTCGGCTGACACGGAGGAGGTGCGCCGGATCGTCGACGCGGTGGAGAACCTCGGGGAAAAGCTCAGATCGACGATCGGCAAGGTGGCGGACTGGAGCCACGATCTCGCCGCGGCCGCCGAGCAGCTGTCCGCCAGCGCGGTGCGGATCGACGGCGCCAACCGGAAGGTCAACGACCAGACCGGGAGCGTCGCCGCGGCCTCCGAACAGATGAACGCGACCGTCGCGCAGGTGGCGATGAACACCCGCAGCGTGCAGGATGCGTCGGACAAGGCGCTGGAGGCCGCATCCGGCGGCGCTTCCGTGATCGAGAGCTTCATCGCGGCCATGGGCGAGATAGGAAACTCCGTGGAGCGCGCGGCGGCCACTGTAGAGGCGGTCGGGGGGCGCGCGAAGGAGATCGGCGGCGTGACGGTGCTGATCGACGATATCGCCGACCAGACGAACCTGCTGGCGCTCAATGCCGCGATCGAGGCGGCCAGGGCCGGGGAGTCCGGCCGGGGTTTCGCGGTGGTCGCCGACGAGGTCCGGAAGCTCGCCGAAAAGACCCAGAAGGCCACGGCCCAGATCGCAAAGGCGATCGGCGCCGTCCAATCCGAAAGCGGGGAAGCGATCGAGGCGATGCGCAAAGGGTGCCAGGCGGTGGAGCAGAGCGCGGCGCTCGGGGAGCAGGCGAAGGCGGCGATGGCAGGGATCCGGGAGCGCGTGGGCGACAGCTCCGGACGGAACCGGGAAATCTCGACGGCGACCGAGGAGCTGAACGTGACGATCCGGGACCTCTCGCGGAACATCGAGGCGGTTTCCCACGCGGTCGGTCAAAACGCGGAAGGGACATCGGAAGTGGCGCAGACGGCCGAGGCGGTCGCGCGGCGGGCGGCGGAGCTGAAAGCATCGGTCGCCGGTTTCCGCATCGCGAGGCCGGGTTAA
- a CDS encoding branched-chain amino acid aminotransferase — MKIHIEKAGPDRLREKPAGDQALGFGKIFSDHMFLMDYRDGKGWMNPRIVPYGPLSLLPTAVVLHYAQEIFEGLKAYYAKDGGICLFRPERNAERMNRSASRLCMPAVPVEDQLQAIEALVRIDKDWIPRAGGASLYIRPTMIATESALGVHPSSDYIYFIVTGPVGAYYARGFEPVSILVEENYIRATRGGLGEAKTGANYAASILAAKEAKAKGFDQVLWLDAERRRFVEEVGTMNIFFVFNGELVTPPLSGSILAGVTRDSVIQLAKDWKIPVLERPVEIDEVIRRAEDGSLTEAFGSGTAAVISPVGAFSFRGKEAKIGDGKVGELSRRFYDTITGIQYGLVEDRHRWVRRVE; from the coding sequence ATGAAAATACATATCGAAAAGGCGGGGCCGGACCGCCTCCGCGAAAAGCCGGCAGGAGACCAGGCGCTCGGGTTCGGGAAGATCTTCTCGGACCACATGTTCCTCATGGATTACCGGGACGGCAAGGGATGGATGAACCCCCGGATCGTCCCTTACGGCCCGCTGTCGCTCCTCCCCACCGCCGTCGTCCTGCACTACGCCCAGGAGATCTTCGAGGGGCTGAAGGCGTACTACGCCAAGGACGGCGGGATCTGCCTCTTCCGCCCGGAGCGCAACGCGGAGCGGATGAACCGGTCCGCCTCCCGGCTGTGCATGCCGGCGGTCCCCGTCGAGGACCAGCTCCAGGCGATCGAGGCGCTGGTGCGGATCGACAAGGACTGGATCCCGCGCGCCGGCGGAGCGTCGCTGTACATCCGGCCCACGATGATCGCCACGGAGTCGGCGCTGGGCGTCCATCCGTCCTCGGATTACATCTACTTCATCGTCACCGGACCCGTGGGCGCGTACTACGCGCGGGGATTCGAGCCGGTCAGCATCCTCGTCGAGGAGAACTACATCCGCGCCACGCGCGGGGGGCTGGGCGAGGCCAAGACGGGGGCGAACTACGCGGCCAGCATCCTGGCGGCGAAGGAGGCCAAGGCGAAGGGGTTCGACCAGGTCCTGTGGCTCGACGCGGAGCGCAGGCGCTTCGTGGAAGAGGTCGGGACGATGAACATCTTCTTCGTCTTCAACGGGGAGCTGGTGACCCCTCCCCTCTCGGGGTCGATTCTTGCCGGCGTCACGCGCGACTCGGTCATCCAGCTCGCGAAGGACTGGAAGATCCCGGTCCTGGAGCGCCCCGTCGAGATCGACGAGGTGATCCGCCGCGCCGAGGACGGCTCGCTGACGGAGGCGTTCGGGTCGGGGACGGCGGCGGTCATCTCCCCCGTGGGCGCCTTCTCCTTCCGCGGGAAGGAGGCGAAGATCGGGGACGGCAAGGTGGGCGAGCTGTCGCGCAGGTTCTACGACACGATCACCGGGATCCAGTACGGGTTGGTCGAGGACCGGCACCGCTGGGTCCGCCGGGTGGAATAA
- a CDS encoding DUF167 domain-containing protein yields the protein MSRTEGAGATLSVRVVPRSAKEEVAGCEGGALRIRLTAPPVEGKANEALCRFLAKALGVPRRSVTLLSGGTGRNKIVRIEGLTAEKALAALIPPGGPSGAGPRPTRTGSR from the coding sequence GTGAGCCGGACGGAGGGGGCGGGCGCGACGCTCTCCGTGCGCGTCGTTCCGCGGTCCGCGAAGGAGGAGGTGGCGGGCTGCGAGGGAGGCGCCCTGCGGATCCGGCTGACCGCCCCTCCGGTGGAAGGGAAGGCCAACGAGGCGCTTTGCCGGTTCCTGGCGAAGGCGCTCGGCGTCCCCCGGCGAAGCGTCACGCTGCTCTCCGGCGGGACGGGGCGCAACAAGATCGTCCGGATCGAAGGGTTGACCGCCGAAAAGGCGCTGGCCGCCCTTATTCCACCCGGCGGACCCAGCGGTGCCGGTCCTCGACCAACCCGTACTGGATCCCGGTGA
- a CDS encoding YggS family pyridoxal phosphate-dependent enzyme — translation MSAVAETVAENVGRVLDRIARAERKAGRPPGSVKLVAASKTQPLPLILEAHAAGLNAFGENYVQEAAEKIPGLPGAEWHMIGALQGNKVRKAVSLFSWIQTADSEKRLAEISRCAVEAGKIVPVLLEVNLEGEASKSGIAPEDLQRVAEGSLGLPGIKISGLMAIPPYGIDPEESRPYFVRLRNLRDALAREFPAAELRELSMGMSGDFEEAIEEGATIVRVGTAIFGIRGGRG, via the coding sequence ATGAGCGCGGTGGCGGAGACGGTCGCGGAGAACGTCGGCAGGGTCCTCGACCGGATCGCCCGGGCCGAAAGAAAGGCGGGGCGCCCCCCCGGATCGGTGAAGCTGGTGGCGGCATCCAAGACGCAGCCGCTGCCGCTGATCCTCGAGGCGCACGCGGCGGGGCTGAACGCCTTCGGCGAGAACTACGTCCAGGAGGCGGCCGAAAAGATCCCGGGCCTGCCGGGCGCCGAGTGGCACATGATCGGCGCGCTGCAGGGCAACAAGGTCCGCAAGGCCGTGTCGCTGTTCTCGTGGATCCAGACGGCGGACTCGGAAAAACGGCTCGCGGAGATCTCGCGGTGCGCGGTCGAGGCGGGGAAGATCGTCCCGGTTCTTCTGGAGGTCAACCTCGAGGGCGAGGCGAGCAAGTCGGGGATCGCGCCGGAGGACCTTCAGCGCGTGGCGGAGGGCTCCCTGGGACTTCCGGGGATCAAGATCTCGGGGCTGATGGCGATCCCGCCGTACGGGATCGATCCCGAGGAGAGCCGCCCGTACTTCGTCCGGCTGCGGAACTTGAGGGACGCGCTGGCGAGAGAGTTCCCGGCGGCGGAGCTGCGGGAGCTGTCGATGGGGATGTCGGGCGATTTCGAGGAAGCCATCGAGGAAGGGGCGACGATCGTTCGCGTCGGCACCGCGATCTTCGGGATCCGCGGCGGGAGGGGATGA
- a CDS encoding FKBP-type peptidyl-prolyl cis-trans isomerase, producing MKYPAAVVICFALALPGAVPAADVPGPKTEKERIGYSLGMDIGNTLRKQSVEVDADSLARGFKDSYSGGKTLLTEEESRKEIQNLQQKLAERQAAAMRQQAEKNKADGEKFLAENRKKEGVKTLPSGLQYKVLKEGTGKSPKASDSVTTHYRGTLIDGTEFDSSYKRGEPATFPVSGVIAGWTEALQLMKEGSKWQLFLPPNLAYGERGAGRDIGPNATLVFEVELISVK from the coding sequence ATGAAATATCCGGCGGCAGTGGTCATCTGCTTCGCGCTCGCGTTGCCGGGGGCGGTCCCGGCCGCCGATGTCCCGGGGCCGAAGACGGAGAAGGAGCGGATCGGGTACAGCCTCGGCATGGACATCGGGAACACGCTCCGGAAGCAGTCCGTCGAGGTGGACGCGGATTCGCTGGCCCGGGGATTCAAGGATTCCTACTCCGGAGGGAAGACGCTCCTCACGGAGGAGGAGTCTCGCAAGGAGATCCAGAACCTGCAACAGAAACTTGCGGAGAGGCAGGCGGCGGCCATGAGGCAGCAGGCGGAAAAGAACAAGGCGGACGGCGAGAAGTTCCTGGCGGAGAACCGGAAGAAGGAGGGCGTGAAGACGCTCCCGAGCGGACTGCAGTACAAAGTCCTCAAGGAAGGCACGGGAAAGTCCCCGAAGGCGTCCGACTCGGTGACCACCCATTATCGGGGCACGCTGATCGACGGGACCGAGTTCGACAGCTCCTACAAGCGCGGCGAGCCCGCCACGTTCCCGGTCTCCGGCGTCATCGCGGGCTGGACCGAGGCGCTCCAGCTCATGAAGGAGGGCTCCAAATGGCAGCTCTTCCTTCCGCCGAACCTTGCCTACGGGGAGCGGGGGGCGGGCCGGGACATCGGGCCGAACGCCACGCTGGTCTTCGAGGTGGAGCTGATCTCGGTCAAGTAG